DNA from Asticcacaulis sp. ZE23SCel15:
GGCGGTGACGGCCCAGTTTGCGGCGGTTGAAACCGGTGATGCCGTGGCCTTTAGCTGGCCCCTGCGGCCCGATATGCCTGATGAGATTGAGCTGTCCTGCCTGATCAATGGCACGCCGTGGACGACCTGGGTGCTGCGTCAGGAAAAGAGCATGCAAAACGCGGCCTACCCCGGCTTAGGCTCGGTGCCGGTCGATATGGACGCGCCGCTGAATATCCGCCTAAACTGGCGTCAGGCCGTTTAGGGGCGCATCCGGGGGGAGACCATGAATATCTGGAGCATAGCGATCGGGCTGATTGTGTTTCTGGTGGCGGCGCTGGTGTTCACCTATGCCCTGTTCAAAAACATCCCCGACGAGCCCAAGAATGACGATGATGAACCGTGGAAGTAGGGAACGCTAAAGGCAAATCATATCACTGAACGCAACATCAAAGGTTTCAGTTTTTTAGTTAATCATCCAGATGTTTTGAATTGAAAGCGCGTGGTGAATATCGGCCACTTAATCTTTCAAATATGGCTAAGTCATTCCGAAGGCATTCTAATAGGCTGGCTTTTTCGATACCCTCTTTCAGAGAATGGCGATCTTCATGAAGACCTAAATATGCAAATATCACCGCTAAATTGGGCTTAATCCGCAGTCGTATCAACCTATTATATAGCGTTTTATCGCCTTCGAAACCATCAACGAAACGTATTATCGCGATCAATGTATTCAAATAAACAAATAGCGCATTCTCTTTTTCTCGATAATGTTTTCCCGAAAATTGAATGATAATATCAGCGTTATTATCTCTGTGTGTATTTGTTATTTGGGAAAAATAAATTTCTAAAGCAGATAATCCTTTTAAAATTTTATCATCAATAAAAGTTATGGAAATCCTGTCTTCTTCTTTACTCAGATAATCCAACATCTTGAAGAACGTATTTTCAAAATCTTTTTTCACTCCTGCTTTATCAGCCTTTGCATTTGCCGCCTTCGTTTCCCGCAATTCAAAGTGCTGGAAGGCCACTGCAATAGCCAAACCGATAACGCTAAGGCCGCTGAATAGTGCGTTAACGCCCCCGAACATATCTCCGAAGGTTCCTCGACGGGTCATTAAGGCCCCAACTGTACGTTTGCCCTTGTCATCCACGATAGCAACAGATAAGTCCAGGCCGAACGAAGCAAGAGTACCTAAATAGGCCAAAGCAACAATCAATCCGGCTAGAAAATCCACCATCGATATTGCTGCCAAAAACTTTTTGATTTTTGCATTTAAGACACCTCACCACCTGTAGGCGTAGAATTGCAGATTCAGGTAGTGGTGTCAAAAACGCCTATGTAGGCATAAATTGACTATGTAAGTTTTATAGGAAATCTAAAAACCAAAACACTGTGAGAGTGTTTGGAGCGGGCGAAGAGGATCGAACTCTCGACATCAACCTTGGCAAGGTTGCGCTCTACCGCTGAGCTACGCCCGCTCATCTGCGCGGTCATGTTCATGTCCGCCGAAGAGGTGCGCCTTATAGACATTAAGCCCTCGGGCTTGCAAGCCCTCTTTTTGAAAAAATCCGATTTTTCCACATGGTTTGCGCCACATAGTTTGCGAAAGGCTTAAGTGAGCGCGATCCACGCCACGCGGGCCATCAGGATCACAACGCCTGCAAAGTTGATCACAAACACCATCCCGCGCAGAGGCACGTTGCGGGTCAGGGTCTGCACCACTGTATGAACCACGCGCCCGAACAGAAACAGCCACGCCGCCGCCACATCGATCACAGCGACCTGACCCGACAAATAGATAAACAGACCGGCAAACAGCGCAAACATGGGCAGTTCAAACTGGTTCGACAGATTGCGGGCGACGCGCAGTGAGCGCTCAGGATCGGCACCGGCGCGGATGAAATCAGCGATGCGGACCTCACCCTTAGTCACCGCCGACTGACGCTCAATCGTCAGCCAGACATAGAGCAGCGCTACCCACCCGAAATGGGCCAGAAACGCCAGAATAAACACCTGATCAAGCGTCATGCGCCCCCCTTTGCGGCACAGACCGGACAGTCAGGCTCAGCCGGAATACGGATGGTGCGGCTCTCTCCCGACAGGCCGTCATAGATCAGCAGCCTCCCCGTCAAGGCCTTACCTGCGCCGGTGATCAGTTTCACCACCTCTAACGCCGCCATCGACCCCATCACGCCCGCCAGAGCGCCCACGACCCCTACCCGCTCACACGTTTCCGCATCGGGGGGAATGTCCGGCACAAAGCACTGATAGCAGGGTTTCCCCGCAAACACGGCTACCTGCCCGCTCCAGCGCCCAAGGGCTGCCGACACCAGCGGTTTGTTCAGCTCTACGCACACCCGGTTGACAAGAAAGCGCGTCTCGAAATTATCGCAGCCATCCAGCACGATATCGTAAGCGCCTATGATCTCCGCCGCATTATCTTGCGTCAGCCGCACGGGATGAGTGATGCACGCCACATGCGGATTGAGGCCCTTCAGATGGGCCTTGGCCTGAGCCGCCTTTGAGGCCCCGACATCGGCGGTGGCATACAACACCTGGCGCTGAAGGTTTGAGACCGACACCTCATCATCATCCAGTAGCCCAAGCCGGCCCACCCCTGCCGCCGCCAGATAAAGCGCTGCCGGTGAGCCTATGCCGCCCATGCCCACTAAGAGCACCTTCGCCCCCTTAAGCCGCATCTGGCCCATGCCGCCGATTTCCTTCAGCACGATATGGCGGGCGTAGCGGTCGAGTTCATCATCGTTCAACATGGTGTTGAAATGGCACTTTTTTACAGATTTGTCGCGCATTTGATCCAAAAACCGCTGGACACTTTTTGGAATGCGCTTAGGCCCCTTGAACTACAACCCCAAAACCGCCAAGTAAGACAACATGAGCGAACACAATTCCCCGTTTCCGAACTGGCATGGCACCACCATCGTCGCCGTGCGCCAAAACAATAAGACCGTCATTGCCGGTGACGGTCAGGTCTCCATGGGCCCAACCATCGTCAAGGGCGGCGCGCGTAAGGTGCGCACGCTTGCCGGTGGTAAGGTGCTGGCGGGCTTTGCGGGGGCGACGGCGGATGCCTTTACCCTGCTGGAACGGCTGGAGGCCAAGCTTGAGCTTTACCCCGATCAACTGGCGCGGGCCTGCGTTGATCTGGCCAAGGACTGGCGCACGGATCGGTATCTGCGCCGGCTTGAGGCCATGCTGCTGGTGGCCGATAAGAACCATATCCTGACCGTGACCGGCGTCGGCGACGTGCTGGAACCCGAAGACGGCGTGGCGGCGATTGGCTCCGGCGGCACCTATGCCCTGTCGGCGGCACGCGCTTTGCTGGAGTACGAACAGGACGCCGAAACCATCGCCCGCAAAGCCATGAAGATCGCGGGTGATATCTGCGTTTACACCAACCACAGCATCACGTTAGAAAGTCTTTGATGACTGAGACAATTACAGTTGAGCAAGCGTTGAAAGCTGGGCGGAAGTCCATTTATGGATTAGGTCAGCCTTTGTTTTTTATGTGCTCCGGCCAAACTGTCTTAGTACTGATTGCACCCGAAACATTTGGTTTTATTGTTCCTGAAATTATAAAAAACCTTTCTATCTGTCTTGGTTTGTTGGGCATACCTCTGATGTGGCTCATCTGGTCAACCCAAACACCGAGATGGAAGTTATGGGCCTATGCTCGTGTGGATGATCTGGTAAAACTCAAGACTGAAGCCATTCGCGAAGGGCTTATATGGCCGGATGGCCATCTATTTGAAAAAACGGAAATGTGCTCGCCCGATATGCGCAAGAAAATTCTGGAATTAGAAGGGCGATATATATGATCTCCTTTCGCCCGCTAACCGATAATGATGCCGGATGGCTGCTGCTGTGGATGGCCTCACCGCACGTCCAACAGTGGTGGCTGAGCGATTGCCAGACGGCCGAAGACGGCGTTGAGGATGCCCTGGCCTATATCGGGGCCGCCAATGCCACAGCCTTCATCATCACCCACAGCGATCAGCCCATCGGCTATTTCCAGTGCTATGAATGCAATCCGGACCATGATCCCGACAGCCCGTGCTTCAGCGAAAATCCCAAGGGCACATTTTTGTTTGATATGTTTATCGGCGATGCCTCACACCTCGGTGAAGGCTTAGGGGCGAAAGTCCTCAGCAAAGCCGCCGACGGCCTGTTTTATAAGGGCGCTCAGTGTCTGCGCGCGGCCCCCCATGCGACCAATATCACCGCCGTCAAATCGTGTGAACGCGCAGGCTTTACCGCCACCGACCACACCCGCGCCAATGGGCTGGTGCTGATGGTGCGGGCGCGTGATGTGGCGCCTGACGCTGTGAAATCGGCCTGACCCGGCCCGCTCTCCTTATTTGGACTTTGAATTTATGTCTCATACCTTTTCCCCGCGCGAAATTGTCTCCGAACTGGACCGCTACATCATCGGCCATAACGATGCCAAGAAAGCCGTGGCCGTGGCGCTGCGCAATCGCTGGCGCCGTAAGCAAACGTCTGATGACATCCGCGATGAGATCACCCCGAAAAACATCTTGATGATCGGGCCCACCGGCGTGGGTAAGACTGAAATCGCGCGACGTCTGGCCAAATTGGCCAATGCGCCGTTCATTAAGGTCGAAGCCACCAAATTCACCGAAGTCGGCTATGTCGGGCGCGATGTCGATCAGA
Protein-coding regions in this window:
- a CDS encoding MAPEG family protein, yielding MTLDQVFILAFLAHFGWVALLYVWLTIERQSAVTKGEVRIADFIRAGADPERSLRVARNLSNQFELPMFALFAGLFIYLSGQVAVIDVAAAWLFLFGRVVHTVVQTLTRNVPLRGMVFVINFAGVVILMARVAWIALT
- a CDS encoding HesA/MoeB/ThiF family protein; its protein translation is MLNDDELDRYARHIVLKEIGGMGQMRLKGAKVLLVGMGGIGSPAALYLAAAGVGRLGLLDDDEVSVSNLQRQVLYATADVGASKAAQAKAHLKGLNPHVACITHPVRLTQDNAAEIIGAYDIVLDGCDNFETRFLVNRVCVELNKPLVSAALGRWSGQVAVFAGKPCYQCFVPDIPPDAETCERVGVVGALAGVMGSMAALEVVKLITGAGKALTGRLLIYDGLSGESRTIRIPAEPDCPVCAAKGGA
- the hslV gene encoding ATP-dependent protease subunit HslV, producing the protein MSEHNSPFPNWHGTTIVAVRQNNKTVIAGDGQVSMGPTIVKGGARKVRTLAGGKVLAGFAGATADAFTLLERLEAKLELYPDQLARACVDLAKDWRTDRYLRRLEAMLLVADKNHILTVTGVGDVLEPEDGVAAIGSGGTYALSAARALLEYEQDAETIARKAMKIAGDICVYTNHSITLESL
- a CDS encoding GNAT family N-acetyltransferase; amino-acid sequence: MISFRPLTDNDAGWLLLWMASPHVQQWWLSDCQTAEDGVEDALAYIGAANATAFIITHSDQPIGYFQCYECNPDHDPDSPCFSENPKGTFLFDMFIGDASHLGEGLGAKVLSKAADGLFYKGAQCLRAAPHATNITAVKSCERAGFTATDHTRANGLVLMVRARDVAPDAVKSA